From the Polaribacter tangerinus genome, the window TTATATCTGCCATGATAGAAAACCCTAAACTAATAGAAAGACCCATTGTAACAAATGGAAAAAAGGCAGTAATTGGTAGACCTAAAGAAAGAATACTTACAATTATTTAAAGGTAAAAGAACGTAATTAATGTTAAAAAACAATTGTTTAACGTTTAATTAACTTTGTAAAATTTAAAATAAAATGAACTTTACGCTTTTAATTAAAAAGCTAAGTTTTGACAAGAAAATTTTTACTTATCATTTTTTGTATTGTAGTTACTTCTTTATCATTCGGACAAGAAACAACAAATAACACAATTACCATTTCAGGAAAAATTGTAGATGCTACTACGAAACAGCCTTTAGAATACGCAACTATCATTCTAAAAAACACAAAAACTCAAGAAATATCTGGAGGAATTACTGATTTAGAAGGTAAATTTAATATTAAAACTCCAAAAGCCAGATATGCAATAAGTATCGAATTTATTTCTTTTAAATCGAAAAAGTTTCCAGAAGAAAATATTACTTCAAACAAAAATTTTGGAGTCATAGAATTAAAAGAAGATACAGATAGCCTAGATGAGATTGTAATTGTTGCCGAAAAAACTACGGTAGATATTCGTTTGGATAAAAAAATATTCAATATTGGAAAAGACCTATCTATTCGTGGTGGAAATGCAAGCGATGTTTTAGGAAATGTACCCTCTGTTCAGGTAGATGTAGAAGGAAATGTTAGTTTAAGAGGAAATGAAAATGTAACTATTTTAATAGATGGAAGACCTAGCGCTCTTGTTGGTATAAATGGTGCAGAGGCATTAAGGCAAATTCCTGCAGAAGCAATTGAAAAAGTAGAAGTTATAACTTCTCCATCTGCAAGATATGACGCCGAAGGAACCGCAGGAATTCTAAACATAATTCTTCGAAAAAATAAATTAACTGGTTTTAACGGATCATTACAATTAGACTTAGGAGAACCTGCAAGAGTTGGGACAGCTTTTAATGCTAATTGGAGAACTAAAAAATGGAACTTATTTACCAACACAGGTTTTCGGTATAATGAAACACCTGGAAACGCTTTTAGCGATTCCGACTTTTTATCTCCTTCTGCAAGAAATGCAAAGGTAGTAGAAACAAGAAATTTTGGAAGATTAGGAAGATCGTTGTTTACAAGTTTTGGAGCAGAATACTATATTTCTGAAAATTCAAGTATCATAGGAAATGTTATTGTTAATACTGGAAATGATGACGATACGAATACTAACGAAATTAATAGATTTAATAACGTAGGCGATATTAATGAAGCTACCTACCGAACAGAAAGTGAAGGTGAAGATGAGCAAAGAATACAATATACATTAGATTATGTTAATAATTTTGATGGTAACGGTAAAAGATTAACTATCAATACACAATATTCTACAGAAGTAGAAGATATTTTAAATAATATAACTGAGGTAGATACGCAAATAAATTTATTAAATGATCTAGAACAAGTTATAGAAGACCAAAACGAAACAAGCGCATTATTACAAATAGATTACGTGCACCCTGTAGGAGAAAATATACAATATGAAGCTGGTTATAGGGGGAATTATAGAGACATTTTTAATAGCTTCTACTTAGCAGAAAGACAAGATTTTGTAAATAACGGTCCTTTAATTCCAGATACTGGACTTAATAACTCTTTCAATTACAAAGAACTTGTAAACGCTGCCTATTTTCAATATGGACAAAAGTTTAATAAAATATCTTTGTTGGCAGGGCTCCGATATGAAAATACTTCTTTAGAAATTACGCAAGAAACAGTAAATTCAGATAATAAAAGAACCTATGGTAATCTTTTTCCAACACTAAATATTGGCTTTGAGTTTAAAGACGGAGAAAACATCACTTTAGGCTACAACAGAAGAATAAGAAGACCCAGAGGCAGAAGCTTAAATCCGTTTCCTAGTAGATCTAGTGAAAGTAATATATACAGTGGAAACGTAAATTTGAATCCTGTAATTACAGATGCGTTAGATTTTGGTTACTTAAAACGTTGGAGCAAATTTACCCTAAGCAGCTCTGTGTATTACAACAGAAGTGAAGATAATTGGGAGAGAATACAAGAAGCTACCGGAGAAATTACCGACAACGGAGATCCAATAACCAGAAGATTTCCAATCAATTTATCAACTGAAGAAAGAGTTGGTTTAGAGTTTACCCTAAACTATAAACCTTTTAAAGCATGGAATATTAATAGTGATTTTAATTTATTTAATGTAACCAGCAAAGGCGATTACACCAATCCTGATACAAATAATACCCAAAATTTTGATTTTGAAAATACCGCCTTCTTTATTCGATTAAATCAAAAAATAACCTTACCTGGTAAAACAGACCTGCAAATAAATACCAATTATCGTGGCCCAAGCGAAAACGCGCAAACAAAAAGCAAAGGTGTTTTTAGTATGAATCTTGCAGCTAGTAAAGATTTGTTTAATGAAAAAGCTTCGTTAAGTATTAATTTTAGCGATGTTTTTAATAGCAGAATAAGTCAAAGAACTACATTTATTCCGCAATTTTTAGAGCAATACTCAGAATTTCAATGGAGAGAGCCACAATTTAGAGTTAGTTTTGTGTACCGATTTAATCAGCAGAAAAAGCAAAATAGAGGAAACAGAGGTAATAATAACGATGGTGGAGAAGATTACGAAGGATAATAACAATCTTTTGGGCGTTTAAACAGGCTATCCGTTTCAATCTTTTTTAGTAAAGTTAGGTTTAAAATTAAATCGGAATTTAAAAAAGGATTTCCACTACTATCCTTAACGCATTACTCGAACATAAAAAACCTCATTCAATAAAATTGAACGAGGTTTTTATATTAAAAGTACTATATATCGAATGCTAAAACTACTTTCCTTCTGCAGCTTCTCTTGCTTCTTTTTTTAATTTTAGGTTTCCCCAAATAGTTCCACCAATCCAATAAGGAACTACAAATGTTAATAAAAATATTAACAACCAAAAACCAGCTGTAAATATAAACATGAACAAAACCAATCCTGAGAATTGAGAAAAATCTAACATTATAATTTGTTTAAAAAGTTATATATGCAAAAATAAGATATATTTTCAAATTTTACTACCTAAATTTATTTTTTTTCATAGGTATTTAAAGCCTAAAGTCTTAAAACTATCTACATTGTTTTTTGTAAATTTGTTATACTTATAATTACAATCATTTATTATGAAATATAGAATCGAAAAAGACACCATGGGCCAAGTAAATGTGCCTGCAGACAAATATTGGGGAGCTCAAACAGAACGTTCTCGCAACAACTTTAAAATTGGTGCTGCTGGCTCTATGCCATTAGAAATTGTCTATGGTTTTGCTTATTTAAAAAAAGCCGCAGCTTTTACAAACACAGATTTGGGTGTTTTAACTGCAGAAAAAAGAGATTTAATAGCACAAGTCTGTGACGAAATTTTAGCAGGTAAGCTAGATAATCAATTTCCATTAGTAATTTGGCAAACTGGTTCTGGAACTCAATCTAACATGAATGTAAATGAAGTGATTGCCAATAGAGCTCATGAAATTGCAGGTAAAAAAATTGGTGAAGGTGAAAAAACAATTCAACCAAATGACGATGTAAACAAATCACAATCATCTAACGATACTTTCCCTACAGGAATGCATATTGCTGCTTATAAAAAAATAGTAGAAAACACCATTCCTGGTATTACTCAACTTAGAGATTCTTTACAAAAAAAAGCTGAAGAATTTAAAGAGGTTGTAAAAATTGGTAGAACCCACTTAATGGATGCAACACCACTTACTCTTGGTCAAGAGTTTTCTGGTTACGTGGCTCAATTAAACTTTGGTTTAAAAGCACTAAACAACACCTTAGCACATTTATCTCAATTAGCATTAGGTGGTACTGCTGTAGGTACAGGCTTAAATACACCTAAAGGTTACGATGTTTTGGTTGCTAAATATATTGCTGAGTTCACAGGATTACCTTTTGTAACCGCAGAAAACAAGTTTGAGGCATTAGCAGCGCATGATGCATTAGTAGAAACGCATGGTGCATTAAAACAAATTGCCGTTTCTTTAAATAAAATTGCTAATGATATTCGTTTAATGGCTTCCGGACCACGTTCTGGTATTGGAGAAATTATTATTCCTGCCAATGAGCCAGGTTCATCAATTATGCCAGGTAAAGTAAACCCTACTCAAGCAGAGGCTATAACTATGGTGTGTGCACAGGTTATAGGAAATGATGTTGCTGTTACTGTTGGTGGTACACAAGGTCATTATGAGCTTAATGTTTTTAAACCTATGATGGCCGCAAACGTATTACAATCTGCACAATTAATAGGTGATGCTTGTATTTCTTTTGAAGAGAATTGTGTAGCTGGTATTAAACCAAATTACACCAGAATAAAAGAGCTTGTTAATAATTCTTTAATGCTAGTAACTGCACTAAACACAAAAATAGGATACTACAAAGCCGCAGAAATAGCAAATACAGCACATGAAAATGGTACAACTTTAAAAGAAGAAGCCGTACGTTTAGGATATGTAACTCCAGAACAATATGATGATTGGGTTAAACCAGAAGAAATGACTGGAAGCTTGAAAGAGTAAAAAAATACTATCATAAAAAAAGTCCGAAGATAAACTCGGACTTTTTTTATGATTAAATACAAATTATATTAAGAGGCGTTTTGCTTTTTAATTAAATTTAAAGCAGAACCTTCATTATACCACTCTATCTGACCTTCGTTATACGTATGGTTTGCTAAAATAGTATCCTTTGTTCCATCTGCATGAACTACTTCTAGAGTTAATGGTTTCCCTGGAGCAAAATCTTTTAAATCAACAAAGTTAAAAGTATCATCTTCTTGAATTAAATCATAATCTGCTTCATTCGCAAAAGTTAAACCTAACATTCCTTGCTTCTTTAAATTAGTTTCGTGAATTCTTGCAAAAGACTTTACTAAAACTGCGGCAACGCCCAAATGCCTTGGCTGCATTGCTGCATGCTCTCTAGAAGAACCTTCACCATAGTTATGATCTCCCACAACTATCGTTTTTATACCTTCTTTTTTGTAAGCCCTTTGTGTAGCAGGAACCGCATCATACTCTCCTGTTAATTGGTTTTTAACGAAGTTTGTCTTGCCATTAAAAGCATTAACAGCTCCTATAAGGGTGTTGTTGGCAATATTATCTAAATGTCCTCTAAAACGCAACCATGGTCCTGCCATAGAAATATGATCTGTAGTACATTTTCCTTGTGCTTTAATTAATAATTTTGCTCCAGTAATAGAATTTCCTAATGGTGTAAATGGAGCTAATAACTGTAACCTTTCAGAATCTTCTTTCACTGCTATCTGAACATGGCTTCCATCTTCCTCTGGTGCTAAATACCCATCATCTTTAACCTCAAATCCTTTAGGCGGTAATTCCCAACCCGTTGGCTCATCTAACATAACTTCTTCTCCATTTTTATTGATTAAAGTATCTGTCATTGGATTAAAATCTAATCGCCCGGCAATTGTTACTGCTGCTACCATTTCTGGAGATGCCACAAAAGCGTGTGTATTTGGGTTTCCATCTGCACGTTTTGCAAAGTTTCTATTAAAAGAATGAATAATAGAGTTTTTAGGTGCATTCGCTGGATCTGAATATCTTGCCCACTGCCCTATACAAGGACCACATGCATTGGTAAATATTTTAGCATCTAATTTTTCAAAAATTCCTAAAATACCATCTCTGTCTGCAGTATATCTTACTTTTTCAGAACCAGGATTAATTCCGAATTCAGCTTTAATACCTAAACCTTTATCTATAGCTTGTTGCGCTATTGAAGAGGCTCTTGATAAATCTTCATAAGAAGAATTGGTACAAGAACCGATTAAACCCCATTCAACTTTTAATGGCCAACCGTTCTCGTTTGCTTTATCAGTCATATCTTTTCCAGCCTCTGTAGATAAGTCTGGTGTAAAAGGGCCATTTAATAATGGCTTTAATTCAGATAAGTTTATTTCTATTACTTGGTCGAAATAGTTTTCTGGATTTGCGTACACTTCTGCGTCTCCTGTTAAATATTCTTTTACTTTATTGGCGGCATCTGCTACATCACTTCTATCGGTAGCACGTAAATAACGCTCCATAGATTCGTCATAACCAAAAGTAGAAGTTGTAGCACCTATTTCTGCTCCCATATTACAAATGGTTCCTTTTCCGGTACAAGACATCGACTCTGCTCCAGGTCCAAAGTATTCTACAATTGCTCCAGTTCCTCCTTTTACAGTTAAAATATCTGCTACTCTTAGAATTACGTCTTTTGGGGCAGTCCAACCAGAAAGTTTTCCTGTTAATTTAACACCGATAAGTTTTGGAAACTTTAATTCCCAAGGCATTCCTGCCATTACGTCTACTGCATCTGCACCACCAACACCTATAGCTACCATTCCTAATCCTCCAGCATTTACTGTATGAGAATCGGTTCCAATCATCATTCCTCCAGGAAATGCATAATTTTCTAATACCACTTGATGAATAATTCCTGCACCTGGCTTCCAAAATCCTAAACCATATTTATTAGAAACTGATTCTAAAAAATTAAACACTTCATTACTAGTATTTAAGGCAGATTGCAAATCTGAACCTGCTCCATTTTTAGCTTGTATTAAATGATCGCAATGTGTAGTTGTTGGAACTGCTACTTTAGATTTACCTGCTTGCATAAACTGCAATAATGCCATTTGAGCAGTAGCATCTTGAAGAGCAATTCTGTCTGGAGCAAAGTCTACATAATCTGCTCCTCTTGAAAAAGCTTTATTTGTAGTTCCGTCCCAGAGATGAGAATATAAAATTTTCTCTGCTAAAGTTAAAGGTTTCCCTGTAACATTTCGTGCTGCATCTACACGTTCTGCAACGTTTGCATACACTTTTTTGATCATATCAATATCAAATGCCATATCTATTTTCTATTTTTAATATTTACTGTAACTACAAAACTACGTTTTTTCTATTAATTTTAAAAAATAAATAATAGATAGCAGTAATTAATGAATAAGAAAAAGCTATCTAATTATTTTTATGAAAATTCAACAACAAAAACAATAAATACTCTTAAAATAATGGAGATTCCATAAAATAAAAAAGCAGGCTAATAAGCCGAATCCTGTACCTTAAAAAGGCTCTTATCATTTATCTAGCTCTAAAATTACTCTTAGAGTCTATCTGCCTACCCTTTAGAATCGAGCGAGTAGCTCTCAAGCTCTAATATACATGGCATTGCATCGTATAGAGTTTACCTGGTTTCACTACAGCCGAACTGTACTTGCTTTCTGTTGCACTGGTCCTCGACTTACGTCGGACGGATGTTATCCGCTATACTACTCTGTGATGTTCGGACTTTCCTACATATGTAAATATGTCGATAAGATAAGCCTGCTTATTTTATGGTTGTGCAAAATTACTACTTTTATTTCATAAAAAAACCCACTCAATAAATTGAGTGGGAAAAATTGCTATGAAAAAGAAAAAGTGTTGCTGATTTCTCAACAACACTGCAAATATATGTTTTTTAGTTATACAAAAAAATATTTTCAACTTTTTTTGTATGAAATCGTAATTTTTTAACGAAATGTTATGAAAACATATCTTTTACCTTCTCGAAAAACGACTTATCACTGTTATTCGGACTTGGAGTAAAATTATCATCTTCTAACATTTTCTCGAAAAACTGCTTTTGCTCTTTATTTAGTTCTTTGGGAGTCCAAACATTTATATGAATTAGAAAATCTCCTGTGCCATATCTTTCAATACTTGGCAACCCTTTGCCTTTTAATCTTAAAATTTTTCCAGATTGTGTACCAGGCTCAATTTTTATTTTTACTTTTCCAGAAACGGTGTCTACTTCTTTGCTTGCTCCAAGTACGGCTTCAGAAAAATTAATATACAAATCATAATGTATATTTGTTCCTTCTCGTTTAAGAGTTTGATGCGGTATTTCTTCAATTAACACCAATAAATCTCCTGAAATGGCATTTTTACCCGGTGCATCATTTCCTTTACCACCAACTTTTAGTTGTACACCCTCGGAAACTCCTGCAGGAATATTTATAGAAACAGTTTCTTCTTTAACAATTAAACCTTGAGCATCTGCTCCGTTTGGCTTAGAACTCATTGTTTCTCCAGCACCAGAACAAGTACTACAAGTTGTAGCTGTTTGCATTCTTCCTAAAATAGTGTTTGTTACACGCATTTGCTGACCAGATCCATTACAAGTAGCACATGTTTTGTAAGAAACTCCGTTTGCTTGTACTTTTCTACGAACTTTTACTTTCTTCTCTACCCCTTTTGCAATCTCTTCTAAAGTAAGCTTTACACGAATTCGCATATTACTCCCTTTTACTCTAGCTTGTCTTTGGCCACCTCCGCCAAAGCCACCGAAACCTCCGCCAAAGCCACCGCCACCGAAAATATCTCCAAACTGGCTAAATATGTCATCCATATTCATGCCTCCGCCACCAAAGCCACCACCTCCTTGTGGTCCGTCAAAGGCAGCATGACCATATTGGTCATATCTCGCTTTCTTATTTTCGTCACTTAAAATTTCGTAGGCTTCAGCTGCTTTTTTAAAATTTTCTTCTGCAACTTTATCATCCGGATTTTTATCTGGATGATACTTAATTGCCATTTTTCGATAAGCTTTTTTAATTTCAGCTTGAGAAGCATTCTTAGAAATGCCAAGTATTTCGTAATAATCTTGTTTTGCCATCTTGTTGTTTTAAGTGGTTAATTTCTATAAACTATTAAAATATGAAAAGTAAGTTTATAGACTAACTACTGGGTTTTCATTTATTGTCCGATAACTACTTTTGGATATCTGATAATTTTATCACCTAGTTTATATCCTTTTTCTACACAATCAATAACTTTCCCTTTAAGGTCCTCTGAAGGAGCTGGAATTTGAGTAATAGCCTCATGAAGCTCTGCATCAAAAACGTCTCCAGAATTTGTTTCTATTCTCGACAAACCTTTTTGCTCTAGCGTATTGTAAAACTTTTGATAAATTAACAACACACCTTTTCTCAACTCTTCTGCTTCTTTATCTTCTTCTATATGTGACAGAGCTCTTTCGAAGTCATCAATAACTGGCAGTAAAGATGTCATTACTTCCTGACCAGCTGTCTTATATAGTTCTATTCTCTCTTTGGTAGTTCTTTTTTTGTAGTTTTCGAACTCTGCAAATAAGCGCAAAAATTTATCTTTTTCTGCCTGAATTAGTTCCTCAGGAGTAGGTTCTTGTTTCTCTACCTCCTGCTCAACATCTTGATTTTCTTCCACTTGAGATGTCTCTTGAGATTCTAAAACTTCTTCTTCCTTTATTTTATCTTTTTTACTCATTTTAATGTAGTCGTTAAATTTCTACTTTATGTTTACAAAAATATTGCCAACAAAAAAAAAGTGTCAAACTGACACCTCTTTTTTTATATTTTAACTTTAGACCAGTTTTCACCAGTTTTTATTCGATGAATTTGCATATCGGAAACTCCAAACCTTTTGGCAATCATAGAAAGACGGTTCTTTTTATTTAACAACTGTTTTTTTATAATTTTTACCTTGCCTTCCGATAATTTTCCATAGGTAATATTTTTTCTAGACTCAATAAAAGTTGGATTTTTAAACTGATGCAACTCTTTTTCTCTTTTAGTAGCCCACTTTAAATTTTCTACTCTATTATCTTTTTTATCGTAATTGAGATGAATTACATACAGCTGATTTTCTGTTTCTTTTTTTAAAAAATGTTGCGCAACCAACTTATGTACATATCTACTTGTAGATTTTTTGTTTACCTCTTGTCGTAAAGAAACTGTTTCATATCCATTTATATAGGTAGGCTTTCTTAATTGTTCATTCTCTTTCGAACAATCTATTACACGACCATAATTAGATATTTTAAATTTAAATGAACTACAAATTTTTTCATCGAACTTCACAACTTTCCATTCTTCTTGCCATAAATTTCTTATCATACTTTAAAAGTTTAATTAATAAATTAATTCAACTTTTTCTCTTTCTTGCGTTTTTCCCCTTCTTATGTATAATAAAATAGAATATGTTAGCCTTCTATTCGTTCAATCTTTGCTCCTATAGATTTTAGTCGTTGTTCTATGTTTTCATAACCTCTGTCTATTTGTTCTATGTTGTGAATGATAGAAGTTCCTTTGGCAGATAATGCAGCTATTAATAATGAGATACCTGCTCTAATATCTGGTGATGTCATTTTTGTTGCTTTTAATGAGCTTTCAAAATTCATACCAATAACCGTAGCTCTGTGTGGGTCACACAAAATTACTTTTGCTCCCATGTCTATCAACTTATCAACAAAAAATAATCGGCTTTCAAACATTTTTTGATGAATTAAAACAGTCCCTTTGGCTTGTGTAGCTATTACCAAAACGATACTTAACAAGTCTGGTGTAAAACCAGGCCAAGGTGCATCTGCAACTGTAAGTACTGAACCATCTATATAATTTTGAATTTCGTAAGACTTTTGTGCAGGTATGTAAATATCGTCTCCTTGTCTTTCTAATGTAATTCCTAGTTTTCTAAAAACACTTGGTATTTGTCCTAAATTATCCCAACTTACATTTTTTATAGTAAGTTCAGATCTGGTCATTACTGCAACGCCAATCCAAGAACCAATTTCTATCATATCGGGTAAAACAGAATGTTCACAACCTCCTAATTTTTCGACACCTTCGATAGTTAATAAATTAGAACCAACTCCGCTAATTTTAGCTCCCATTGCATTCAGCATTTTAGAAAGTTGCTGAATATATGGCTCGCAGGCTGCGTTATAAATTTTTGTCGTGCCTTTTGCTAAAACTGCCGCCATTAAAATATTGGCTGTTCCTGTTACAGAAGCTTCGTCTAACAACATATCTACAC encodes:
- a CDS encoding outer membrane beta-barrel family protein — encoded protein: MTRKFLLIIFCIVVTSLSFGQETTNNTITISGKIVDATTKQPLEYATIILKNTKTQEISGGITDLEGKFNIKTPKARYAISIEFISFKSKKFPEENITSNKNFGVIELKEDTDSLDEIVIVAEKTTVDIRLDKKIFNIGKDLSIRGGNASDVLGNVPSVQVDVEGNVSLRGNENVTILIDGRPSALVGINGAEALRQIPAEAIEKVEVITSPSARYDAEGTAGILNIILRKNKLTGFNGSLQLDLGEPARVGTAFNANWRTKKWNLFTNTGFRYNETPGNAFSDSDFLSPSARNAKVVETRNFGRLGRSLFTSFGAEYYISENSSIIGNVIVNTGNDDDTNTNEINRFNNVGDINEATYRTESEGEDEQRIQYTLDYVNNFDGNGKRLTINTQYSTEVEDILNNITEVDTQINLLNDLEQVIEDQNETSALLQIDYVHPVGENIQYEAGYRGNYRDIFNSFYLAERQDFVNNGPLIPDTGLNNSFNYKELVNAAYFQYGQKFNKISLLAGLRYENTSLEITQETVNSDNKRTYGNLFPTLNIGFEFKDGENITLGYNRRIRRPRGRSLNPFPSRSSESNIYSGNVNLNPVITDALDFGYLKRWSKFTLSSSVYYNRSEDNWERIQEATGEITDNGDPITRRFPINLSTEERVGLEFTLNYKPFKAWNINSDFNLFNVTSKGDYTNPDTNNTQNFDFENTAFFIRLNQKITLPGKTDLQINTNYRGPSENAQTKSKGVFSMNLAASKDLFNEKASLSINFSDVFNSRISQRTTFIPQFLEQYSEFQWREPQFRVSFVYRFNQQKKQNRGNRGNNNDGGEDYEG
- the fumC gene encoding class II fumarate hydratase — protein: MKYRIEKDTMGQVNVPADKYWGAQTERSRNNFKIGAAGSMPLEIVYGFAYLKKAAAFTNTDLGVLTAEKRDLIAQVCDEILAGKLDNQFPLVIWQTGSGTQSNMNVNEVIANRAHEIAGKKIGEGEKTIQPNDDVNKSQSSNDTFPTGMHIAAYKKIVENTIPGITQLRDSLQKKAEEFKEVVKIGRTHLMDATPLTLGQEFSGYVAQLNFGLKALNNTLAHLSQLALGGTAVGTGLNTPKGYDVLVAKYIAEFTGLPFVTAENKFEALAAHDALVETHGALKQIAVSLNKIANDIRLMASGPRSGIGEIIIPANEPGSSIMPGKVNPTQAEAITMVCAQVIGNDVAVTVGGTQGHYELNVFKPMMAANVLQSAQLIGDACISFEENCVAGIKPNYTRIKELVNNSLMLVTALNTKIGYYKAAEIANTAHENGTTLKEEAVRLGYVTPEQYDDWVKPEEMTGSLKE
- a CDS encoding aconitate hydratase, coding for MAFDIDMIKKVYANVAERVDAARNVTGKPLTLAEKILYSHLWDGTTNKAFSRGADYVDFAPDRIALQDATAQMALLQFMQAGKSKVAVPTTTHCDHLIQAKNGAGSDLQSALNTSNEVFNFLESVSNKYGLGFWKPGAGIIHQVVLENYAFPGGMMIGTDSHTVNAGGLGMVAIGVGGADAVDVMAGMPWELKFPKLIGVKLTGKLSGWTAPKDVILRVADILTVKGGTGAIVEYFGPGAESMSCTGKGTICNMGAEIGATTSTFGYDESMERYLRATDRSDVADAANKVKEYLTGDAEVYANPENYFDQVIEINLSELKPLLNGPFTPDLSTEAGKDMTDKANENGWPLKVEWGLIGSCTNSSYEDLSRASSIAQQAIDKGLGIKAEFGINPGSEKVRYTADRDGILGIFEKLDAKIFTNACGPCIGQWARYSDPANAPKNSIIHSFNRNFAKRADGNPNTHAFVASPEMVAAVTIAGRLDFNPMTDTLINKNGEEVMLDEPTGWELPPKGFEVKDDGYLAPEEDGSHVQIAVKEDSERLQLLAPFTPLGNSITGAKLLIKAQGKCTTDHISMAGPWLRFRGHLDNIANNTLIGAVNAFNGKTNFVKNQLTGEYDAVPATQRAYKKEGIKTIVVGDHNYGEGSSREHAAMQPRHLGVAAVLVKSFARIHETNLKKQGMLGLTFANEADYDLIQEDDTFNFVDLKDFAPGKPLTLEVVHADGTKDTILANHTYNEGQIEWYNEGSALNLIKKQNAS
- the dnaJ gene encoding molecular chaperone DnaJ, translated to MAKQDYYEILGISKNASQAEIKKAYRKMAIKYHPDKNPDDKVAEENFKKAAEAYEILSDENKKARYDQYGHAAFDGPQGGGGFGGGGMNMDDIFSQFGDIFGGGGFGGGFGGFGGGGQRQARVKGSNMRIRVKLTLEEIAKGVEKKVKVRRKVQANGVSYKTCATCNGSGQQMRVTNTILGRMQTATTCSTCSGAGETMSSKPNGADAQGLIVKEETVSINIPAGVSEGVQLKVGGKGNDAPGKNAISGDLLVLIEEIPHQTLKREGTNIHYDLYINFSEAVLGASKEVDTVSGKVKIKIEPGTQSGKILRLKGKGLPSIERYGTGDFLIHINVWTPKELNKEQKQFFEKMLEDDNFTPSPNNSDKSFFEKVKDMFS
- a CDS encoding nucleotide exchange factor GrpE, which gives rise to MSKKDKIKEEEVLESQETSQVEENQDVEQEVEKQEPTPEELIQAEKDKFLRLFAEFENYKKRTTKERIELYKTAGQEVMTSLLPVIDDFERALSHIEEDKEAEELRKGVLLIYQKFYNTLEQKGLSRIETNSGDVFDAELHEAITQIPAPSEDLKGKVIDCVEKGYKLGDKIIRYPKVVIGQ
- a CDS encoding HNH endonuclease is translated as MIRNLWQEEWKVVKFDEKICSSFKFKISNYGRVIDCSKENEQLRKPTYINGYETVSLRQEVNKKSTSRYVHKLVAQHFLKKETENQLYVIHLNYDKKDNRVENLKWATKREKELHQFKNPTFIESRKNITYGKLSEGKVKIIKKQLLNKKNRLSMIAKRFGVSDMQIHRIKTGENWSKVKI
- the murA gene encoding UDP-N-acetylglucosamine 1-carboxyvinyltransferase gives rise to the protein MASFKIEGGHTLKGTITPQGAKNEVLQILCAVLLTPERVVVHNVPDIIDVNKLIFILGELGVKVEKLTKNSYAFQADNINLPYLESEDFKKDGSSLRGSIMIVGPLLARFGKGYIPRPGGDKIGRRRLDTHFEGFIKLGAKFRYNKEEHFYGVEAEELHGVDMLLDEASVTGTANILMAAVLAKGTTKIYNAACEPYIQQLSKMLNAMGAKISGVGSNLLTIEGVEKLGGCEHSVLPDMIEIGSWIGVAVMTRSELTIKNVSWDNLGQIPSVFRKLGITLERQGDDIYIPAQKSYEIQNYIDGSVLTVADAPWPGFTPDLLSIVLVIATQAKGTVLIHQKMFESRLFFVDKLIDMGAKVILCDPHRATVIGMNFESSLKATKMTSPDIRAGISLLIAALSAKGTSIIHNIEQIDRGYENIEQRLKSIGAKIERIEG